The DNA segment AAGCCTCATTACCTCATCATTGTAGTATTGACGAGCAAAAGCAATTTTGTTCTCAGTTGAGGCAAGCTCTTCCTGTAAGGCAAGTATATTCTGGTTTGCCTTTAAATCAGGATAATTTTCTACCACAGCAAAGAGCGACCTTAAACTAGAGGTAAGAAAATTCTCTGCTTTTGCCTGTTCTTGCACACCCGAGACATCTATTGCTTGCTGCCTTGCCTTAACTACATTTTCTAATGTCTGCCTTTCATGGACAATGTAACCCTTTGCTGCCTCTACCAAATTGGGGATAAGGTCATACCTTCTTTTAAGCTGGACATCTATCTGGCTCCATGCATTCTCAACCCTCTTTTTAAGGCTTACCAGGGTATTGTATCCCCAAATAAGTCCAATAGCTACAAGAG comes from the bacterium genome and includes:
- a CDS encoding LemA family protein → MGWIVLGIIALVAIGLIWGYNTLVSLKKRVENAWSQIDVQLKRRYDLIPNLVEAAKGYIVHERQTLENVVKARQQAIDVSGVQEQAKAENFLTSSLRSLFAVVENYPDLKANQNILALQEELASTENKIAFARQYYNDEVMRLNTLISTFPTNLIANWFKFSHSEFFEIEDLLHREAPKVKF